One genomic segment of Mycolicibacterium psychrotolerans includes these proteins:
- a CDS encoding M24 family metallopeptidase — MTTSTHSGVTQIARTGYTWLDIPAEPDLARMRREVGARLHTAMADQGVDALVLLGNGNVIYATGISWPLADAGLSHVERPVAVVLAGDEHPHLFLPFREGAVMESDLPADHLHGPVYLEFDEGVSEFARVLAGLIPAAATVATDELTGAMRRAGAALFPSAPIDAAPVIGAAKLVKTIDQIACVRRACQITEQAVAELQKSLAPGARQIDLSAEFVRRTFELGATTNMFDSVWQVMPTSKAAGTWTTTGDLALPLLTTERELAQGDVLWTDVSISYHGYCSDHGRTWIVGQDPTAAQQRQFDTWSRIVDGVLAVTRAGATCGDLGRAAIAAAGGEKPWLPHFYLGHGIGTSAAEMPMIGTDLGQDWDDGFVFPAGMLLVFEPVVWEDGTGGYRGEEIVVVTEGGWMPLTAYPYDPYEVSDGD, encoded by the coding sequence ATGACCACGTCTACTCATTCCGGCGTGACGCAGATCGCCCGGACCGGGTACACGTGGCTGGACATCCCTGCCGAGCCGGATCTCGCCCGGATGCGCCGAGAAGTCGGTGCCCGTCTGCACACCGCGATGGCCGACCAGGGCGTGGACGCCCTGGTGCTGCTGGGCAACGGCAACGTCATCTACGCCACTGGCATCAGCTGGCCGCTGGCCGACGCGGGTTTGTCACATGTCGAGCGGCCGGTCGCGGTCGTGCTGGCCGGCGATGAGCACCCGCACCTGTTCCTGCCCTTCCGCGAGGGCGCGGTCATGGAGTCGGACCTGCCAGCCGACCACCTGCATGGGCCGGTCTATCTCGAGTTCGACGAAGGCGTCAGTGAATTCGCCAGAGTCCTGGCGGGCTTGATCCCGGCTGCCGCCACCGTCGCGACCGACGAGTTGACGGGGGCGATGCGGCGGGCCGGCGCCGCGCTGTTCCCGAGCGCGCCGATCGATGCCGCCCCGGTGATCGGTGCGGCGAAGCTGGTCAAGACGATCGACCAGATCGCGTGTGTCCGGCGGGCCTGTCAGATCACCGAACAGGCCGTCGCCGAGCTTCAGAAGTCGTTGGCGCCCGGTGCGCGTCAGATCGACCTGTCCGCCGAGTTCGTACGCCGTACCTTCGAACTCGGCGCGACCACCAACATGTTCGACTCGGTCTGGCAGGTCATGCCCACGTCGAAGGCCGCCGGGACCTGGACCACCACCGGCGATCTCGCGCTGCCGTTGCTGACCACCGAGCGCGAGCTGGCACAGGGGGACGTGCTGTGGACCGACGTGTCCATCTCCTACCACGGCTACTGCTCCGACCACGGGCGCACCTGGATCGTCGGTCAGGACCCGACGGCGGCGCAGCAGCGGCAGTTCGACACATGGAGCCGGATCGTCGACGGGGTGCTCGCGGTGACCAGGGCCGGGGCCACCTGTGGTGACCTCGGACGTGCGGCGATCGCGGCCGCAGGCGGAGAGAAGCCGTGGCTTCCGCATTTCTACCTGGGCCACGGTATCGGAACGAGCGCGGCCGAAATGCCGATGATCGGAACCGATCTCGGTCAGGACTGGGACGACGGCTTCGTCTTCCCGGCAGGCATGTTGCTGGTGTTCGAACCGGTGGTGTGGGAGGACGGCACCGGGGGCTATCGAGGTGAGGAGATCGTCGTTGTCACCGAGGGCGGCTGGATGCCGTTGACCGCGTATCCGTACGACCCCTACGAGGTGTCCGATGGGGACTGA
- a CDS encoding amidohydrolase family protein, whose translation MSTPVATLYPPEGFGAPKNRHGHFPGEGLADLPKDTVIFSADNHISVADDIFYERFPEELKGAAPRIWYEDGAYMVGMKGKAWTGGDFGRVLMQYDDLAGAASNNITARIRELKEDGIDKELAFPNAVLALFHYPDKALRERVFRIYNEHIADLQERSNGHFYGVGLINWWDPKGTRSTLEELKSLGLKTFLLPLNPGKDDDGNIYDYGSTDMDAVWDEIEAAGLPVSHHIGETPPKTPCQNNSVVVGMMVNVDSFREQFAKYVFSGILDRHPGLKIGWFEGGIAWVPTALQDAEHMLASYRHMFNHELRHPVNHYWANHMSASFMVDPLGLALIDRIGVDNVMWSSDYPHNESTFGYSEKSLASVVDAVGAQNAVKIVSTNVQKYLEL comes from the coding sequence ATGTCCACGCCAGTAGCCACGCTCTATCCCCCCGAAGGCTTCGGTGCCCCCAAGAACCGGCACGGCCACTTCCCGGGGGAGGGCCTGGCCGATCTTCCCAAAGACACGGTGATCTTCTCGGCCGACAACCACATCTCGGTCGCCGACGACATCTTCTACGAACGTTTCCCCGAAGAGCTCAAAGGTGCCGCGCCGCGGATCTGGTACGAGGACGGCGCGTACATGGTCGGCATGAAGGGCAAGGCCTGGACCGGTGGCGACTTCGGCCGTGTCCTGATGCAGTACGACGACCTCGCCGGCGCCGCGTCGAACAACATCACCGCGCGCATACGCGAGCTGAAGGAAGACGGCATCGACAAGGAACTGGCGTTCCCCAACGCGGTGCTGGCACTGTTCCACTACCCGGACAAGGCCCTCCGCGAACGCGTGTTCCGCATCTACAACGAGCACATCGCCGATCTGCAGGAGCGGTCGAACGGGCACTTCTACGGCGTCGGCCTGATCAACTGGTGGGACCCCAAGGGAACGCGCAGCACGCTCGAGGAGTTGAAGTCACTGGGGCTGAAAACCTTTCTGCTGCCGCTGAACCCCGGCAAGGACGACGACGGCAACATCTACGACTACGGCAGCACCGACATGGACGCCGTGTGGGACGAGATCGAGGCGGCCGGTCTACCGGTCAGCCATCACATCGGCGAGACGCCGCCCAAGACGCCGTGCCAGAACAACAGCGTGGTCGTCGGCATGATGGTCAACGTCGACTCGTTCCGCGAGCAGTTCGCCAAGTACGTGTTCTCCGGGATCCTCGACCGTCATCCGGGGCTGAAGATCGGCTGGTTCGAAGGCGGCATCGCGTGGGTGCCGACCGCCCTGCAGGACGCCGAGCACATGTTGGCCTCCTACCGGCACATGTTCAACCACGAACTCCGGCATCCGGTCAACCACTACTGGGCCAACCACATGAGCGCATCTTTCATGGTGGACCCGCTCGGTCTGGCGCTGATCGACAGGATCGGCGTCGACAACGTGATGTGGTCCTCGGATTATCCGCACAACGAGAGCACCTTCGGCTACTCGGAGAAGTCTCTCGCGTCCGTGGTGGACGCCGTCGGGGCGCAGAACGCGGTGAAGATCGTCAGCACGAACGTGCAGAAGTACCTGGAACTTTGA